From Xiphophorus couchianus chromosome 7, X_couchianus-1.0, whole genome shotgun sequence:
TATCTAATCCATGTATGCCAATGGTAAGAGTTGTAAATTCATTCTCAGGACAAAGTCATGTTGTTCCCCAGTAGAACTGTTGTTGTGTTCGTGGGACAGAGTCTCAGTGTGCACTGAGATGGACTGCTTCATCAGGGTTGTGGGTTGAACTCTTCCTCAAGTGGagcagtttcagtttcttgGTGTCTTGTTGATAGTACTGTAGGATAGATGTACAGATGAATTGAGACTTTGTCTCCAGCAATGTGGTGTTGCTCTGATCTGATGGGACAGATGAGGGTGAGCAGCTCCACCATCTTGGGTTATCTTGAAGTGGAGCCGAAAGGATTCAGTTGATGTGGTCAGCATGCCTCCTGACAACTTCCCTTTAGGGTTTCAGACCCAGATCTTGCTGGAGGAACTAAATATTCTGTCTGACCTGAGAACAATATAGGAACACTCAGAATTAGGCTGGGGGTGTCTTTGTTTCCCCCTTGGACCTGTTACCCTTTTGACCTgattatggatggatggaaaactaCTCAATGCCAGATGTTCATGggcttttgaatttttcttaCATATCATATATTTACCCATGACTTCAACATGTCTGTCTGCTCTATCAAGTCACATTGGTTTCTAATTAGTTTTGATAATTGATTGGCAGATCTATTATAGAATCTAGAAGGTCACACCAGAGTTGTGTCTACAGCTCCGCATGTAGATATTCTGAAATCCTGCATCATAAAGCAACCTCAACAATTCTGTCACCACACaccatttttcttatttctcctTCATATGGGCAATCTTGATCTTGAGTTAATTGCATCAGAAAATCCAATCCACGTTCTGTGTTCCATGTCCTCAGAACctgcaagaaagttgctgacaGCCCCGCCGAGCCTGATGGAGGAGAGAGGGGATAAGGAGAGTGTCATCATGGGAGACGAGCAAGTGGATGAAGGCAAGAACCACGAACGCCAAAACATCCAGACCTCCAGGTCAGAAAAGGGTCAGCATGAGGAGGAGCATGCAGAGCCAGAGGAGATCGGGAAGGAGAAGGGAATGGGAATCGAAGAGACCAAGAAAGAGTCGGAGCTGGAGGCCGAGGTGCGGCTGGAGCTTCGCCAGTCCGCCTCCGGCTTCCAGACCGGCTTCATCCGAGGCACCGACCTGTTTGGTTACGTGGGCATCGAGGCGGTTCTGGACCAAATGAGGCGCAAGACCATGAAGGCTGGCTTTGAGTTCAACATTATGGTGGTTGGTGAGTTAAAACAAGCATAAAGCCACTCATATTCATATCAAAGAGAATAAAAGTTAGAACTAGGACTAGTGATATCAAAGTCTTGACCAATAAATGATGTCAGTCCTTACAATGAGAAATATGCTCATTACGACTGAAACACgatttaaatgttgtgttttggaGACTTTGCACTACTGATTATATCAAGACACAAAACGATAACATAACATCATCAGTGCAGGTGAAGTAGTAAACCAGTGCAGCTGAAATCACTCTGTGAGTTTATTTAGCCATCCGGTTGCTATAACAGAGAGGCAGTGTGTTTGAAGTGTTGCTCTTTATGTGTTGGCAACAGATATCTAAAAAGAAAGTGTGCTGCCAGTCATCACTTGGCATCAAAATGGCCTCACATGCAGGAAACTGctactacactgcaaaaacacaaaatcttaccaagcatcTTTGGTCAAATATGGGAAAAGGTCTTGTTcctaatctgtcagtggaactagtacctttttaaatcaatattaattaactactgacctaaaacaagctcccacatcctgctgaaaagttacttgtactTACgtcttgtcttatttcaagtgtactaaagtatttgcaatagaaactggaccaaaaatacttggtggttttgcagtgtgagAATTTAGCCACTGAAAGAGAACAGATCAACCAGAGCTTCAAAATGAGAGGCTAAGCTGCACTGATGTAGATTTTAGGATGTCCATTAAGCTCCTCTACAGAACTGTTTATGGATGAACCACACTTCAGTTTGTGGATGTCCAGGGCTGGTTGGGACAGACGTCCTGCTTGGAGGAGTTGAATGCAAAAGCATGCCTCAACTTTTAGATTCtgatttctaaaagaaatgtgaaaacccTTCTGGATGTTTGCATTTGTAATATGTGTAAATATGGAAACGTTTAATGGATATCTTCTGAAGTCATCAACTGTTGGACACATTTTGGGAAAACTTCTTCAAGGtcatttcacacacacatgtgGGAGAATATTAATACCTTCCCTCCATGTGTTTGGGATTTTCCCTCCAGAAGTTAAAGTCATTGAAACACAAACTAAAGCAACAGGGTTTGCCTCATTAAATACTCCAGTGGTCTAACAAAGCTCCTGCTTTCGATAGTTGGATTAAAGAGATGTGATTCATGGTACAGTTAGAAAAAATAAGATACAGCAGAAGGGGATTCTATGACAAATTGACAGAGATCTGGTCATAATTTCTGGagtttatataaacaaaataggAATATCTGGTAAAGCTGGAATTATGTATAGTAAGAcctactgtttatttttatttgaatgtgcaTGTTTTGCTATGTGCTGCTGTGCCTTTTACTtgttgacagattatttcacttttcataTAGAAAGAGGAAGTGTGACTCTGTGAGGAAGTGGTTTAGAAAGCTGCTGGCCCGATTTGCACTTTCCTGCTCTACACAAAGTATAGATGATCTACACTTCCTCTGCTGTTTAACTGAAACTTAACCAAGTGTGCACAAGTTATTCTTTTCAGTCATGGCTCACATTCAGGCTACCTGTGGTTTTATGCAACTTTTCCTGACACACATgcatactttgtttttttttaaatttgtctggtgagctcagtGTTGGTAAATCTACTACTACTTAGGGCTGTGATTGAACCGTGATTTGGTATCTTGGTgtctctgttctgctgcaggagccttttattttattttttctcttcatgtaATTCTATAAATGTGCACCCAAGGCCGTGTGTAAAGACGGGTTTTATCACAGCGGAGGCTGAACGGCTTCTGTTTGCAGGTCAGAGTGGACTGGGGAAGTCTACGCTCGTCAACACTCTGTTCAAGTCAAAAGTCAGCCGGAAGTCCTGCACACCTGACTACGAAGAGCAGATATCCAAAACAGTCAAACTGCATGCAGTCAGTCACggtgagcacacacacacacacacacacgcaccctctaccccctccacacacacacatgcacaccagTGTTTGTGTGGCTACCTTTGTGGGACTTttcattgacttccattcatttctacagcttaaacctaatcctaaccctaaccaaaactcaagtCACACTTTAGTCCTAAATCAAACTCCTGACCCAAAAATCTTGTagggaccaggcttcggtccccacaaggagcagtgggtccccacaacgtagtatgtgTCAAGAAAATGGTCTCCACaagtattagaaacaaacgcacaagcacacacacacacacacacacacacacttacagaTCACACCTGCAGCTTCAGTGTTACCACTAACACTCTCCAGAAAGTCGGCCAGAGGAAATCAGTActttatgtttgtgttgtgttCTTGCCTTTGTTCTGGCCCCCGTGAATCATTTATGTCCACTGATCTATTCAGAGGCAGCTCTCACATCCTGCTTTCACATCCCTTTTCCCTGAGCCGCTTGTGTCATAAGCAGGAATCCCACCGTGGGCTGGATGCTGAAAGACACGTCTGTTTAACCGTGGATGTGTACTGAGCTTTGAACGTTCAAAGAAACATCTGACTATGCAGGAAGAGGTGTAAGGCAGTAGTTTTCTGATGTTATAGTttgtaaaatcattttacaaatgGACACTTATGAATTGTAACAGCTTGGTTCACAAGGGATGAACACagattcagattaaaaaaaaaaatctcaggtTGAACTGACAGCCCAGTTCTGTCAGGACCAAACAGTTGAAGTTCAGGTTCTCTTTGACATTGTTCATCATTTCCTCTTTGTTATGAACTTCTTCAGcttacatttaaagtttaacagAAGCAGAGTCAGGACCACACATAAACACCACAGacagtttttaataatatgCACCTTTTCTCACCAAGCCTCTGCATGAGTCAGTAAGTCTGTTTCACAAAGAATCCACTAGGGGCGTCCCGATCCAATACTGATATCAGAAATCGGTCCGATTCCAGCCAGACAAATGAGCATAACTACAGTAATAGCTGAGGATAGCCTGAGCCAGTTGACCTATCAGCACtatcaaaaaggaaagttttaagtctagttagcatagccaccgatggCAGTTGATAAACGCTTTTCTTTTAACGGTGAGTTGCTTCTTTGATGATGATTAACTCCAACAATCCAAACAAGTATCTGATTTACAGATTGCTGTGAACAGAACCCAGAGGAATCAGATACTGATTACCACTTCATAAACTTGGGCACCTTGAACAGTGGTTGTAGTCGTGAGGTTCTGAGTTTGCAAACAGCTCAGTCTTGGTCAAAACATTTCTAcatctgcttaaaaaaaaaaaaagcccaaatgCACAGTGTTTTTACTGTGGATGTCTCAGATACATTTAGATTCGTTTAGGTGtattttcaacaaagaaaatgcTGACTGGGTGCTGCCAGGAGGAGAGAAATGGAAACAATACAGAAACCAAatttctacttcctgttggcATTTAAAGAATTGGTAATACTGCTCAGCCAGCTGGGGGGTATAGAAAAGCTGCACATTGAACTTCCATGAACTCtggcattaaaaataaagcGAGGAGtgattagtgatttttttcccatcgTTTCCATCAGCGGGATCCTTACGGTAGAGGCGGTAGTCTTTGGTGTTGATGAGGATGGAGACGGTGTTCACAAGTAAAGCAGGTTTTTGCTAAAACACATTAGTGTGCACGGTTGCATGAAGTCACCTTCCAAgccctctctctctgtttttctccaacTCTTACTCTCTCTCTACTTCCAACCATAGTCATAAGTTCATTCTCGCCGTGTCTCTGACTAGTAGAGCACAGTAGAACTGCAAAACACGTGAGGACTGGGAAAATGACCTCCGTTTGTTGGCAAACATTGTGAAAGTGAACATTTATAGAGAGTATGTACAAGTaaacacacacgcccacacacaacCAGAAGACGCATGCTTTTGTTTCCATTGAAACTAAATGCTTCTCTGTAATGGCAACAACAAAGGCCTACTTTATTACAGGTTAGTGAAAATCTGAATGCTCTGTTTCCAGATGTTTGCTGTCATGCTTCCGATAAGAGGAGATTCCTGTGTGCTTATTCAACAACGACTTAAGCTCTAAATGATAGTCTTTACCTGCTTAGTTTTCCTCAAACACTCTCCAGcgcgcacccccccccccacacacacacacgcacacccccacacacacacacccccacgcacattTACTCTGACTCAGTGAAGGAACTCTTAGATCTTGTCATCACACAGAGACCTGTGGCACATAGAGTGCAGCTCTGGCTTTAAATCAGCCGGAACCTATTAGCCAGCACCAACGTTAAGCTTTGATCACAGTCCGTTAAACGGTTTCATTTCTGTACATGTGGGCGTGAACCTGTGTGACAATTCTGGTAATTCAGTCTGGACGTTTTTAGAATCCAGTCAGAGGCTCAAAGATGCACAGATCAGTGCAGTAAAGTTCAATCTATTACTCCAGTTGGTAAAATGAAAGCAAGCTGATTCCACACGGTCACTGAGCGAGAGCATTCCCTCTGGGGTGTGTATGAGTGTGTAtcaacaatattaaggaaaacTCCTGGGAACAATCTTTAAAACTGAAAGGTTTAAAGATTTTCAGTCCTTCCTCACACTTACTGTgcaaataaagcataaaatgtcTATTTCTGGTAAGTGGAACGGAATCCATGGCGTTGTGGCGCTCATCCATTTGATCTGTTCTTTGCAGTGATTGAAGAAAAAGGGGTGAAGATGAAGCTGACGGTGATCGACACTCCCGGGTTCGGGGACCAGATTAACAATGAGAACTGGTGAGGATGGAAACAAACCAGGGCGCTCAGTAACCAGGAAGCAAATCGTATATGAACAAAAGGGAAATGGACCTAGCATAGAACCCTGTGGGACACCGGTTGATAAACATTATTCTCtatgctcctctaatctggaacaaacatctAGAAAGCAGCCGAAAcacttgagtttatttaaataaaagtttaaaacgcAGCTGATTGGAGCTGCCTTTGATTATCAGTAAGTGGAACAtcgatcaatatatttgatatatgtctgcttgatgattttgatgatggcatttgacaaaatgtaatgtttattaattGTCTCATAATTGGcgatgtttttatgacataaagcactttgaactgccttgttgctgaaatgtgctacacttATAAACTTGACCTGATAGGAAACAAGAATTGCATCTCCCAGTTATTATTGAGAATAAGACCAAAAATATGTTCTCATGAAATTAACAAGCCAAAGTGTGTATCTGTGTTATAACACAGAGATCATCCTGCGCTGACAACAGCAGGTGAGGAAGTGAGTTTAATTTGTTTcgatagaaataaaaaataaaaacaggaaatggtaACAAAGCCATTAAAAATCACGAGTGGAACTCAGAGAGGTTATGCTCCTTCATCATGTGCTCATTTTTCTATCACATTATGACTGTAAACAGGAAGTCCTGACTTTATTCCTAGTCTACTTCCCTGATATCTAGGAATCAGCTCTTCTTCTGGCAAGCCAAATGCACcctatttaataaaatatatacatcaaAATGGATCatttcaaaccaaacaaaatatcCACTGGGAAGGTTACCGTGGCTTCAATGCAACTTAATGTATAATGACTTTTTGTTGCTGGATTTAAAAATccaacaagattttttttgttgttgtttagaaaTCAGAGGAGCTTTTGGTGAGGAGATTTTCTGTCACTTCTGGTTACGTGgattttgtagatttttgaCTGTAAGTCTGCTTGCTCTCATGGTTGAAACTCTAAAATTGAGACTTTCATATTGGAGGCAAATTGTcctgaaaaaacaagaaaatcaccCAATGGGCCTTTTTTCTACAATTAGGGTAACTTATGCctagaacatttttatattctgAGAGATGTGATGAACATAGTCAGTTTTACGGTGGCCCAGCAAAAGAGTTTGAAGTTTTTTAATTACACATCATTAGACGGGATGATTAACATTGATTTTAGCTTTATTGTAATTtgtcaataataaataaaaatataataatccCATGCTGACCCTTCTCTGGCGCCCATTCTCCAGCTGGGAGCCCATAGTGAACTACGTCAACGAGCAGTATGAGAAATACCTGAGGGAGGAGCTGAACATCAACCGGAAGAGGCG
This genomic window contains:
- the septin12 gene encoding neuronal-specific septin-3 isoform X2, translated to MEERGDKESVIMGDEQVDEGKNHERQNIQTSRSEKGQHEEEHAEPEEIGKEKGMGIEETKKESELEAEVRLELRQSASGFQTGFIRGTDLFGYVGIEAVLDQMRRKTMKAGFEFNIMVVGQSGLGKSTLVNTLFKSKVSRKSCTPDYEEQISKTVKLHAVSHVIEEKGVKMKLTVIDTPGFGDQINNENCWEPIVNYVNEQYEKYLREELNINRKRRIPDSRVHCCIYFLPATGHRLRPIDLEFMKRLGKIVSIVPVIAKADTLTVEERQEFKERIRKDLTSNEIRVYPQREHDEDPEERLLNDRIRESIPFAVVGTDKEHQVNGNKVLGRKTKWGIIEVENVAHCEFANLRDLLIRSHLQDLKDVTHNIHYETYRVRRLNESNMNFSELVLTSWPLKNGTDTCETESQL